One window from the genome of Candidatus Didemnitutus sp. encodes:
- the vorB gene encoding 3-methyl-2-oxobutanoate dehydrogenase subunit VorB yields the protein MTAPARPKPFLQPEYCKGCLRCVDACPKHCIEPGSEINPATGLIPVELHLDACNGCSLCMQACPEPFGLRPETERAHEDHSGRGDDFDLQDPAKLFGPKPRPIDPAADERDTVIAAPACEPLVLKGNYAAAIGALFAGCRHVFGYPITPSTEGAELMAKILPKLGGAFVQAVSETAAVNMMYGAGGAGVPCMTFTSGPGFSLMLEGVSYMIGAELPGVFVNVMRGGPGLGNLGPEQADIKLACRGLGHGNTHAIVLAPGTPQEMLDLTIDAFTLAFRYRSPVVILGDGYLGQMTGVIKLPETMLRRGKPSWSVCGDREHRHNLISSIELLETDLEKRNEHLNRKYTAIARREQRADLYRCDDADVVIVACNTPARMAKGAVEVARAEGLKVGLFRPITLWPFPISALADLLPQTKRLIVVEAGPGQLEDELRLALSHAGFATPRIEHVRRHGGVLPSQREILNQLLGTPAT from the coding sequence ATGACCGCCCCCGCCCGTCCGAAACCCTTCCTTCAGCCGGAATATTGCAAAGGCTGCCTCCGCTGCGTCGACGCGTGCCCCAAGCACTGCATCGAACCCGGCTCCGAGATCAACCCCGCCACCGGCCTCATCCCCGTCGAGCTCCACCTCGACGCCTGCAACGGCTGCTCGCTCTGCATGCAGGCCTGCCCCGAGCCCTTCGGCCTCCGCCCCGAGACCGAGCGCGCGCACGAAGACCACTCCGGTCGCGGCGACGATTTCGACCTGCAGGATCCGGCGAAACTCTTCGGCCCCAAGCCGCGCCCCATCGATCCCGCCGCGGACGAACGCGACACCGTCATCGCCGCGCCGGCCTGCGAGCCGCTCGTGCTCAAAGGCAACTACGCCGCCGCCATCGGCGCGCTCTTCGCCGGCTGCCGCCACGTCTTCGGCTATCCCATCACGCCCTCGACCGAAGGCGCCGAGCTCATGGCGAAGATTCTCCCGAAGCTCGGCGGCGCCTTCGTCCAGGCCGTCTCCGAAACCGCCGCGGTCAACATGATGTATGGTGCCGGCGGCGCCGGCGTGCCGTGCATGACCTTCACCAGCGGCCCGGGCTTCTCGCTCATGCTCGAGGGCGTCAGCTATATGATCGGTGCCGAGCTGCCCGGCGTGTTCGTCAACGTCATGCGCGGCGGCCCCGGCCTCGGCAATCTCGGCCCCGAACAAGCCGACATCAAACTCGCCTGCCGCGGCCTCGGCCACGGCAACACCCACGCCATCGTCCTCGCCCCCGGCACGCCGCAGGAGATGCTCGATCTCACCATCGACGCCTTCACGCTCGCGTTCCGCTATCGCTCGCCGGTCGTGATCCTCGGCGACGGCTACCTCGGTCAGATGACGGGCGTCATCAAACTTCCCGAGACGATGCTCCGTCGCGGCAAGCCCTCCTGGTCCGTCTGCGGCGATCGCGAGCACCGCCACAATCTCATCTCCTCGATCGAGCTCCTCGAAACCGACCTCGAGAAACGCAACGAGCACCTCAACCGCAAATACACCGCCATCGCCCGCCGCGAACAGCGCGCCGACCTCTACCGTTGCGACGACGCCGACGTCGTCATCGTCGCCTGCAACACGCCCGCGCGCATGGCCAAGGGCGCCGTCGAAGTCGCCCGCGCCGAAGGCCTGAAAGTCGGCCTCTTCCGTCCGATCACGCTCTGGCCCTTCCCCATCAGCGCGCTCGCCGATCTGCTGCCGCAAACAAAGCGCCTCATCGTCGTCGAAGCCGGCCCCGGCCAGCTCGAGGACGAGCTGCGCCTCGCGCTCAGCCACGCCGGCTTCGCCACGCCGCGCATCGAACATGTCCGCCGTCACGGCGGCGTCCTCCCCTCGCAACGCGAAATCCTCAACCAACTCCTCGGCACCCCGGCCACCTAA
- a CDS encoding 2-oxoacid:acceptor oxidoreductase family protein, whose translation MSGVFYEKFERHAHGEGLKAHSTHYCPGCGHGVVHRDIADILKELDAQDRTIFISPVGCSVFAYYYFDTGNSQAAHGRAPAVALGHKLAAPDSLVVSYQGDGDLASIGLAETISIAQMGVPLTVIFINNAIYGMTGGQLAPTSLTGQKTATSPDGRSRAHGQPLKMAELIAQLDGPIYVERVALYDAKNRVKARRAIKKALQNQLEGRGYSFIEVLSECPTHLKLSPVEAEKWVQENMEPVYPLGVKKDISAATEPWFKGPRPSYVPEEVLGLAGAEPALAEKRRTEWPAHVAKRDLSFKFAGSGGDGAQTAALLLVRAAIELGYDATHIPAYGPESRGGTSYADVHIAATEVLNPAAPEPDVLVAFNAPSLTKFAHTVVPGGTILYDSTIVTVAPTDLPAGRHILGIPFTKIAADLGKPMVKNVVALGALQSATKLLPDDALIETLAHVLKDKAAVLPLNKSAYAAGLAAVTPATV comes from the coding sequence ATGAGCGGTGTATTCTACGAAAAATTCGAGCGCCACGCCCACGGCGAAGGCCTCAAGGCCCACAGCACGCACTACTGCCCCGGCTGCGGCCACGGCGTCGTCCACCGCGACATCGCCGACATCCTCAAGGAACTCGACGCGCAGGACCGCACGATCTTCATCTCGCCGGTCGGCTGCTCGGTGTTCGCCTATTACTACTTCGACACCGGTAACTCGCAAGCCGCGCACGGCCGCGCGCCCGCCGTCGCCCTCGGCCACAAGCTCGCCGCACCCGACTCGCTCGTCGTCTCCTACCAAGGCGACGGCGACCTCGCGTCCATCGGCCTCGCCGAAACCATCTCCATCGCGCAGATGGGCGTGCCGCTCACGGTCATCTTCATCAACAACGCCATCTACGGCATGACCGGCGGACAACTCGCGCCGACCTCGCTCACCGGCCAGAAAACCGCCACGAGCCCCGACGGTCGCAGCCGCGCCCACGGCCAGCCGCTCAAGATGGCCGAGCTCATCGCGCAACTCGACGGCCCGATCTACGTCGAACGCGTCGCCCTCTACGACGCCAAGAACCGCGTGAAGGCCCGCCGCGCGATCAAGAAGGCACTGCAAAACCAACTCGAAGGCCGCGGCTACTCGTTCATCGAAGTCCTCTCCGAGTGCCCCACGCACCTGAAGCTCTCGCCCGTCGAGGCCGAAAAATGGGTGCAGGAAAACATGGAGCCCGTCTACCCGCTCGGCGTGAAGAAAGACATCAGCGCCGCCACCGAACCGTGGTTCAAGGGTCCGCGTCCCTCCTACGTGCCCGAGGAAGTCCTCGGCCTCGCCGGCGCCGAGCCCGCCCTCGCCGAGAAGCGTCGCACCGAGTGGCCGGCGCACGTCGCCAAGCGCGACCTCTCCTTCAAGTTCGCCGGTTCCGGCGGCGATGGCGCGCAAACCGCCGCGCTGCTCCTCGTCCGCGCCGCGATCGAACTCGGCTACGACGCCACGCACATCCCGGCCTACGGCCCCGAGTCGCGCGGCGGCACGAGCTACGCCGACGTCCACATCGCCGCCACCGAAGTGCTCAACCCCGCCGCGCCCGAGCCCGACGTCCTCGTCGCGTTCAACGCCCCGAGCCTCACGAAATTCGCGCACACCGTCGTCCCCGGCGGCACGATCCTCTACGACAGCACGATCGTCACCGTCGCGCCCACCGACCTGCCCGCCGGCCGCCACATCCTCGGCATTCCGTTCACCAAGATCGCCGCCGACCTCGGCAAGCCGATGGTGAAAAACGTCGTCGCCCTCGGCGCGCTCCAATCGGCCACCAAGCTCCTCCCCGACGACGCGCTGATCGAGACGCTCGCCCACGTGCTGAAGGACAAGGCCGCCGTCCTCCCGCTCAACAAATCCGCCTACGCCGCCGGCCTCGCCGCCGTCACGCCCGCCACGGTCTGA
- a CDS encoding acetate--CoA ligase family protein produces the protein MLTAPPRSPFLCEIEAYELLARAGIRAPRHGIVGGALPFVPAEPIVLKGLGDELWHKSELGCVRFLPFDATRLADEAAAMRRRVEAEGLAWIDALVCERIAIQRNRDIPSEAFVSLSRTDAGWVVLCGFGGLQANALAELAPPCRWPVDVVTPEQALTEFSQHLLGRAWLGRLRDSHPLTTTDDLRAFFESLWQLAALAESESLALLELNPVALDATGTPRPLDAVGRYAPPAAERLAPSPDFLAALRAPRRIALAGVSAQEGGVGRTILDNLRRYALPPGDLILIKRQAAEARWPATSGRGSQPDEPAADATRPQSGRTSAEGPPPSHVDSFLGFPCVPDVAPLRDAPVDLLILALPAPAAATTLEALIAQGGGATCVALVAGGIGDGADTQGLGAKLAARLRDTRAAGRWTPAVLGPNFLGHWSPALDLDTSFIPTEKLAAPATAGGALTLLSQSGAFLLCRRSRQPSLRFGLGVALGNQMDVAIPDVLAALAHEEEPGPVACYVEGFGPGHLAPFAAAARILTSRSARVLLHRAGRTAAGQAAAASHTGAMAGDLALERELLERSGVRFTANIAEFDAALAWLGAYPRLAKGPVALLTNAGFESVNGSDLFGTGLPAATLGTAATEELTHLLAAKNLGGLVSPRLPLDLTPMADESAYLAAAALLLRECAVLVVGLVPFTRKLGTAGDAAARFASQLAALARVAGKPLAVAIDAGPAYEAYRAAFAAENVPTFDRIETALLGLRTL, from the coding sequence ATGCTCACCGCCCCGCCCCGCTCCCCCTTCCTCTGCGAGATCGAGGCCTACGAACTCCTCGCGCGCGCCGGCATCCGCGCGCCGCGCCACGGCATCGTCGGCGGCGCGCTTCCCTTCGTCCCCGCCGAGCCGATCGTGCTGAAAGGCCTCGGTGACGAACTCTGGCACAAGTCCGAGCTCGGTTGCGTGCGCTTCCTGCCCTTCGACGCCACGCGCCTCGCCGACGAAGCCGCCGCGATGCGCCGCCGCGTCGAAGCCGAAGGCCTCGCGTGGATCGACGCGCTCGTCTGCGAACGCATCGCCATCCAGCGCAACCGCGACATCCCCTCCGAAGCCTTCGTCTCCCTCTCGCGCACCGACGCCGGCTGGGTCGTGCTCTGCGGCTTCGGCGGCCTCCAAGCCAACGCTCTCGCCGAACTCGCCCCGCCCTGCCGCTGGCCCGTCGACGTCGTCACGCCCGAGCAAGCGCTCACGGAATTCTCGCAGCACCTCCTCGGCCGCGCGTGGCTCGGCCGGCTCCGGGACTCGCACCCGCTCACGACGACCGACGATCTGCGCGCGTTCTTCGAATCGCTCTGGCAACTCGCCGCGCTCGCCGAATCCGAGAGTCTCGCGCTGCTCGAGCTGAATCCCGTCGCGCTCGACGCCACCGGCACGCCGCGCCCGCTCGACGCCGTGGGCCGCTACGCTCCGCCCGCCGCCGAACGTCTCGCCCCGTCGCCCGATTTTCTCGCCGCACTCCGCGCGCCGCGCCGCATCGCCCTCGCCGGTGTCTCCGCCCAGGAAGGCGGCGTCGGCCGCACGATCCTCGACAATCTCCGCCGCTACGCGCTCCCACCCGGCGACCTGATTCTGATCAAACGCCAAGCTGCCGAAGCAAGGTGGCCCGCGACCTCCGGGCGCGGGTCGCAGCCGGATGAACCCGCGGCCGACGCAACCCGTCCTCAGAGCGGCCGGACTTCCGCAGAAGGCCCTCCGCCTTCCCACGTCGATTCCTTCCTCGGGTTCCCGTGCGTCCCCGACGTTGCCCCGCTCCGCGACGCGCCGGTCGATCTCCTGATCCTCGCGCTCCCCGCCCCCGCCGCCGCGACCACGCTCGAAGCGCTCATCGCCCAAGGCGGCGGCGCCACCTGCGTCGCTCTCGTCGCCGGCGGCATCGGCGACGGCGCGGACACGCAAGGCCTCGGCGCAAAACTCGCCGCGCGGCTCCGCGACACGCGCGCCGCCGGTCGCTGGACGCCCGCCGTGCTCGGCCCGAATTTTCTCGGTCACTGGTCACCCGCCCTCGACCTCGACACGTCGTTCATCCCCACCGAAAAACTCGCCGCACCCGCCACCGCAGGCGGCGCACTCACCCTGCTTTCTCAGAGCGGCGCGTTTCTGCTCTGCCGTCGCTCGCGTCAGCCGTCGCTCCGCTTCGGCCTCGGCGTCGCCCTCGGCAACCAGATGGACGTCGCCATACCCGACGTCCTCGCCGCGCTCGCCCACGAAGAGGAACCCGGCCCGGTCGCGTGCTACGTCGAAGGCTTCGGTCCCGGTCATCTCGCACCTTTTGCCGCCGCCGCGCGCATCCTCACCTCGCGCAGCGCGCGCGTCTTGCTGCACCGCGCCGGCCGCACCGCCGCCGGACAAGCCGCCGCCGCCAGCCACACCGGCGCGATGGCCGGCGACCTCGCGCTCGAACGCGAACTCCTCGAACGCTCCGGCGTCCGTTTCACCGCGAACATCGCCGAGTTCGACGCCGCGCTCGCCTGGCTCGGCGCGTATCCGCGCCTCGCGAAAGGTCCCGTCGCGCTGCTCACCAATGCCGGCTTCGAGAGCGTGAACGGCTCCGATCTCTTCGGCACCGGCTTGCCCGCGGCCACGCTGGGCACCGCCGCCACCGAAGAGCTCACGCATTTGCTCGCCGCGAAAAATCTAGGCGGACTCGTCAGTCCCCGTTTGCCCCTCGACCTAACCCCCATGGCTGACGAGTCCGCCTACCTCGCCGCCGCCGCGCTGCTGCTGCGCGAATGCGCCGTGCTCGTCGTCGGCCTCGTGCCCTTCACGCGCAAGCTCGGCACGGCCGGCGACGCCGCCGCGCGCTTCGCGTCGCAACTCGCCGCGCTCGCCCGCGTCGCCGGCAAACCGCTCGCGGTCGCCATCGACGCCGGTCCCGCCTACGAAGCGTATCGCGCCGCGTTCGCCGCCGAGAACGTCCCGACCTTCGACCGCATCGAAACGGCGCTGCTCGGTCTGCGCACGCTGTAG
- a CDS encoding 6-phosphogluconolactonase, which translates to MKELSSSYGRVFIGTKEDCFRTAVFVAEGQRGQTPPKKHFTWALTGGSTPKEWYQWCVAKDALSPTTVATTHWFVSDERYVRPDSFESNFGNADRLLLKPLGIPPDRKHPWSTGVPPAMAALEFGRINAPWFGRDRTFDVCFAGMGDDGHTLSLFPGSPLLRDDGGAFFAAIDVPGRGWRLTLTPSGLKACGLVVIMVLGAGKADTLHRVLAGEFNPQQMPAQVTKSIRDKVVWLVDEDAAAKFLAG; encoded by the coding sequence ATGAAGGAACTCAGCTCCAGCTACGGTCGTGTGTTCATCGGCACGAAGGAAGATTGTTTCCGCACGGCGGTGTTCGTGGCGGAAGGTCAGCGCGGACAGACGCCGCCGAAAAAGCATTTCACGTGGGCGCTGACCGGCGGCTCGACGCCGAAGGAGTGGTATCAGTGGTGCGTGGCGAAGGACGCGCTGTCGCCGACGACGGTGGCGACGACGCACTGGTTCGTGAGCGACGAGCGCTATGTGCGGCCCGACTCCTTCGAGAGCAATTTCGGCAACGCCGACCGTCTGCTGTTGAAGCCGCTCGGCATCCCGCCGGACCGCAAGCATCCGTGGTCGACCGGCGTTCCGCCGGCGATGGCGGCGCTCGAATTCGGACGCATCAATGCGCCGTGGTTTGGCCGCGACCGGACATTCGACGTGTGTTTCGCGGGCATGGGCGACGACGGGCACACGCTGTCGCTGTTCCCGGGCAGTCCGTTGCTGCGCGACGATGGCGGAGCTTTTTTTGCCGCGATCGACGTTCCGGGAAGAGGCTGGCGACTGACGCTGACGCCGAGCGGATTGAAGGCCTGCGGGCTGGTTGTGATCATGGTGCTCGGCGCCGGCAAGGCCGACACATTGCACCGCGTGCTGGCGGGTGAATTCAATCCGCAGCAGATGCCGGCGCAGGTGACGAAGAGCATCCGCGACAAGGTCGTGTGGCTCGTGGACGAGGACGCCGCGGCGAAATTTCTGGCCGGGTGA
- a CDS encoding glucose-6-phosphate dehydrogenase assembly protein OpcA, whose product MHAIFNALPGIEVPVGGINAGFQKIWADTPAKDSRATQLNLVLHLGINTTPEDAEQQFRTTVEFAQRYPCRVVVLCPESDSAAEKLFRAKIYGECFLGKSGKDTRCCEFVVLAYPVGTHDFLQNQVSVCLSTDLPLYYWAHRFSSNQRLAAYDYLLTRSRRVLFDSAVVPEDAFTFPWPNPSAVRDLAYTRTRPLRQTIGQFLSRYAPADIVASLRGVTIRHRRDFAPEAAAMSGWLKKGLARCGANADALTFTVTGQDCTGCFSIAFDYGTTGKQFAWSADLTDRVADFEGDLGHGRTTLTATARLLEPADALSEAMFY is encoded by the coding sequence ATGCACGCGATCTTCAACGCCCTGCCCGGAATAGAGGTGCCGGTCGGCGGCATCAACGCGGGTTTCCAGAAAATCTGGGCCGACACGCCGGCGAAGGACAGCCGCGCCACGCAGCTGAATCTCGTGCTGCATCTCGGAATCAACACCACGCCGGAGGACGCGGAGCAGCAATTCCGCACGACGGTCGAGTTCGCGCAACGTTACCCGTGCCGCGTCGTCGTGCTGTGTCCGGAGTCCGATTCCGCCGCGGAAAAACTTTTCCGCGCGAAGATCTACGGCGAATGCTTCCTCGGCAAATCCGGCAAGGACACGCGTTGCTGCGAGTTCGTCGTGCTCGCCTATCCGGTGGGCACGCACGACTTCCTGCAAAACCAAGTCTCGGTGTGCCTTTCGACCGACCTGCCGCTGTATTATTGGGCGCACCGGTTTTCGTCGAATCAGCGGCTCGCGGCCTACGATTACCTGCTGACGCGCTCGCGGCGCGTGCTGTTCGACAGCGCGGTCGTGCCGGAGGACGCCTTCACTTTCCCGTGGCCGAATCCCTCGGCAGTGCGCGATCTCGCGTATACTCGGACGCGTCCGCTGCGGCAGACGATCGGGCAATTTCTCAGCCGCTACGCGCCGGCCGACATCGTCGCGAGCCTGCGCGGCGTCACGATCCGGCATCGTCGCGATTTCGCGCCCGAGGCGGCGGCGATGAGCGGCTGGCTGAAAAAGGGCCTAGCGCGCTGCGGCGCGAACGCGGACGCGCTGACGTTCACCGTGACGGGGCAGGATTGCACGGGCTGCTTCTCGATCGCGTTCGATTACGGCACGACGGGGAAGCAGTTCGCCTGGTCGGCCGACCTCACGGATCGCGTGGCAGATTTCGAAGGCGATCTCGGCCACGGCCGCACGACGCTGACGGCGACCGCGCGCCTGCTCGAGCCGGCGGACGCGTTGAGCGAGGCGATGTTTTACTGA
- the zwf gene encoding glucose-6-phosphate dehydrogenase has protein sequence MSDHERHPFLHGLSKHRGAPPTVVVIFGASGDLTARKLIPAIYNLALDGLLPADFFLIGYGRKPMPDAEFQALSVGAIKEFSRRELRDEVWSRLAPRTVYVSGGYDEAAAFATLARKISELEKQIGQDVQTLFYISTPPSVFAPIIQNLGTSGLAARHLGQVTQSKVIIEKPFGKDLASAQALNQELTSVFEESQVFRIDHYLGKETVQDLLVQRFANAIFEPLWNRNFIDHVQITVAEEVGVEARAGYYEQSGALRDMIQNHTMQLVALTAMEPPVSLDAEAIRDEKVKLLRAIQPLRLDGPQADVARAQYAEGLLAGKPVPGYLTEKDVAPTSATETYAALRLNINNWRWHGVPFYIRSGKRMARRVTEIAIRFKRAPGNIFAESDRFQLAANTLAFQIQPDEGMSMILNAKIPGLETRTQPVKMNFKYATTFGSNTPEAYERLVLDAMIGDGTLFIRGDETERSWELMTPILEHWKQQGRAGMDAYSAGSWGPKASADLLAANGHSWREP, from the coding sequence ATGTCCGACCACGAACGGCATCCGTTCCTCCACGGCCTCAGTAAACACCGCGGCGCTCCGCCCACGGTGGTCGTCATCTTCGGCGCCTCCGGCGACCTCACGGCGCGCAAGCTCATCCCCGCGATCTACAACCTCGCGCTCGACGGCCTGCTGCCGGCGGACTTCTTCCTCATCGGCTACGGCCGCAAGCCGATGCCCGATGCGGAATTCCAGGCGCTGTCGGTCGGCGCGATCAAGGAATTCTCCCGCCGCGAACTGCGCGACGAGGTTTGGTCGCGCCTCGCCCCGCGCACGGTCTACGTCAGCGGCGGTTACGACGAGGCGGCGGCATTCGCCACGTTGGCGCGGAAAATTTCGGAGCTCGAAAAACAGATCGGGCAGGATGTGCAGACACTGTTCTACATCTCGACGCCGCCGTCGGTCTTCGCGCCGATCATCCAGAATCTCGGCACGAGCGGACTCGCCGCGCGCCACCTCGGACAAGTGACGCAGTCGAAGGTCATCATCGAAAAACCCTTCGGCAAGGACCTCGCCAGCGCGCAGGCGCTGAACCAGGAGCTGACGTCCGTGTTCGAGGAATCGCAGGTCTTCCGCATCGATCACTACCTCGGCAAGGAGACCGTGCAGGACCTGCTCGTGCAGCGCTTCGCCAACGCCATCTTCGAGCCGCTCTGGAACCGCAATTTCATCGACCACGTCCAGATCACCGTCGCCGAGGAAGTCGGCGTCGAGGCACGCGCCGGTTACTACGAGCAGAGCGGCGCGTTGCGCGACATGATCCAGAATCACACCATGCAGCTCGTAGCGCTCACCGCGATGGAGCCGCCCGTGTCGCTCGATGCCGAGGCGATCCGCGACGAGAAGGTGAAACTCCTCCGCGCGATCCAGCCGCTGCGCCTCGACGGTCCGCAAGCCGATGTCGCGCGCGCGCAATACGCCGAAGGCCTGCTCGCCGGCAAGCCGGTGCCCGGTTACCTGACCGAGAAGGACGTCGCGCCGACGAGCGCGACCGAGACCTACGCCGCGCTGCGCCTCAACATCAACAACTGGCGCTGGCACGGCGTGCCGTTCTACATCCGCTCCGGCAAACGCATGGCGCGCCGCGTCACGGAGATTGCGATCCGTTTCAAGCGCGCACCCGGAAACATCTTCGCCGAGTCGGACCGCTTCCAACTCGCCGCCAATACGCTCGCGTTCCAGATCCAGCCGGACGAGGGCATGAGCATGATCCTCAACGCGAAGATCCCCGGCCTCGAGACGCGCACGCAGCCGGTGAAGATGAACTTCAAATACGCGACGACGTTCGGTTCGAACACGCCCGAGGCCTATGAGCGGCTCGTGCTCGATGCGATGATCGGCGACGGCACGCTCTTCATCCGCGGCGACGAGACCGAGCGCTCGTGGGAGCTGATGACGCCGATCCTCGAACACTGGAAACAGCAGGGCCGCGCCGGCATGGACGCCTACAGCGCCGGCTCGTGGGGCCCGAAGGCCTCCGCCGATCTGCTCGCCGCGAATGGGCACAGCTGGAGAGAGCCGTGA
- a CDS encoding YraN family protein: MRIAAPSGETPAAAEAGARGEAAAADFLAKRHGFVIVARNWRSPRDRRDEIDLVARDGDVLVFVEVKARSADALVPGYYAVDRRKKRVLQRAVHAYLSALSAPPRTFRFDVVEVALSERLPPQCLHFENVPLFPKGYHVARQSGSIDQVRDNAR; encoded by the coding sequence ATGCGGATCGCGGCGCCGAGCGGAGAAACTCCCGCGGCCGCCGAGGCAGGGGCGCGTGGCGAGGCGGCGGCGGCGGATTTTTTGGCGAAGCGCCATGGCTTCGTGATCGTCGCGCGCAACTGGCGCAGCCCGCGCGACCGGCGCGACGAGATCGATCTCGTCGCGCGCGACGGCGACGTGCTCGTCTTCGTCGAAGTGAAGGCGCGCAGCGCGGACGCGCTCGTGCCCGGCTACTACGCCGTGGATCGCCGTAAGAAGCGCGTGCTCCAGCGCGCCGTGCACGCATATCTCAGCGCGTTGTCGGCGCCGCCGCGGACGTTCCGCTTCGACGTCGTGGAGGTGGCGTTGAGCGAGCGCTTGCCGCCGCAGTGTCTGCATTTCGAAAACGTGCCGCTCTTCCCGAAGGGTTACCACGTCGCGCGCCAGAGCGGATCGATCGATCAGGTGCGCGACAACGCGCGGTGA